A single Actinomycetes bacterium DNA region contains:
- a CDS encoding GH25 family lysozyme produces MSLRLPTRWLAIALTVAGMAALASPAVAATGPNGPDVASYQHPSGVTIGWTAAAASGSSFAFVKATEGTTYTNPYFTQDWSALAAAGLIRGAYHYARPSSTVGSAAAQAQYFANTVGSFADLGDLPPVLDLEQTGGLTPVNLVAWTQQFLTAVQSITGRTPILYTYPNFWHNSMADSTAFGGYPLWLASYSSTAPAPLPGWSAWTFWQYTSQGTVPGISGNVDISQFAGTMDDLKVLANSPFAAGVAPTRLGGTDRYATAIAVSQSAYPDGTAQAAVLARGDLFPDALVGAPLARAQSGPLLLTPTSGLDARVAAELTRALGAQSGKTVYLLGSGGALSLAVDKAVSGLGFKPVRLAGTDRFGTATAVAHALGDPGTVYLATGMNFPDALVAGDAAASHSGAVLLTDDAILPAGLATYLQGRTVTTIGGPAHNAYPSAPVSYTGKDRYATSALVAAGEYPALTASTTTLSTGTGSPGTTGAIGLATGTDFPDALAGSPFLATVGAGVAPLVLTTPTALPPSVSAYLATLGQGTRTYVFGSTGAVATAVSRSVAALLHLPPPTS; encoded by the coding sequence ATGTCCCTTCGCCTCCCCACCCGATGGCTGGCCATCGCACTGACCGTTGCCGGCATGGCGGCGCTGGCGTCCCCGGCGGTCGCCGCGACCGGACCGAACGGCCCGGACGTCGCCTCCTACCAGCACCCCAGCGGGGTCACGATCGGCTGGACGGCCGCAGCGGCCAGCGGCTCCTCCTTCGCCTTCGTCAAGGCGACCGAGGGAACCACCTACACCAACCCGTACTTCACCCAGGACTGGTCGGCGCTGGCCGCGGCCGGGCTGATCCGAGGCGCCTACCACTACGCCCGGCCGAGCAGCACGGTCGGCTCGGCGGCCGCCCAGGCGCAGTACTTCGCCAACACCGTCGGGTCCTTCGCCGACCTCGGCGACCTGCCGCCGGTGCTCGACCTGGAGCAGACCGGGGGGCTGACACCTGTCAACCTCGTCGCTTGGACCCAGCAGTTCCTGACCGCCGTCCAGAGCATCACCGGACGCACGCCGATCCTGTACACGTACCCGAACTTCTGGCACAACTCCATGGCGGACTCCACCGCATTCGGCGGGTATCCGCTGTGGCTGGCCTCCTACAGCAGCACAGCCCCCGCCCCGCTGCCCGGGTGGAGTGCGTGGACGTTCTGGCAGTACACGAGTCAAGGCACCGTCCCGGGGATCTCCGGGAACGTGGATATCTCCCAGTTCGCCGGCACTATGGACGACCTGAAGGTCCTCGCCAACTCCCCGTTCGCGGCCGGGGTGGCCCCGACCCGCCTCGGTGGCACCGACCGCTACGCCACCGCGATCGCGGTGTCGCAGTCCGCCTACCCGGACGGCACCGCCCAGGCCGCCGTGCTGGCCCGCGGCGACCTGTTCCCCGACGCGCTCGTGGGCGCGCCGCTGGCTCGCGCGCAGTCGGGGCCTCTGCTGCTCACCCCCACGTCGGGCCTGGATGCGCGGGTGGCCGCCGAGCTGACCCGTGCGCTCGGCGCCCAGTCCGGCAAGACGGTCTACCTGCTCGGCTCCGGTGGCGCGCTGTCCCTGGCCGTGGACAAGGCGGTGTCCGGCCTCGGCTTCAAGCCCGTCCGGCTGGCCGGGACGGACCGGTTCGGCACGGCGACTGCGGTGGCGCACGCGCTCGGCGACCCGGGCACGGTCTACCTCGCCACCGGCATGAACTTCCCCGACGCTCTCGTCGCCGGCGACGCCGCGGCCAGCCACAGCGGAGCGGTGCTGCTGACCGACGACGCGATCCTGCCGGCCGGGCTCGCCACGTACCTGCAGGGACGGACGGTCACCACGATCGGCGGCCCGGCCCACAACGCCTACCCCTCGGCCCCCGTCTCCTACACCGGGAAGGACCGGTACGCGACCAGCGCTCTGGTCGCGGCCGGTGAGTACCCGGCCCTGACCGCCAGCACGACGACGCTGAGCACCGGCACGGGCAGCCCAGGGACCACCGGAGCGATCGGCCTGGCCACCGGGACCGACTTCCCGGACGCGCTGGCCGGGTCGCCGTTCCTGGCCACCGTCGGCGCCGGGGTGGCGCCGCTGGTGCTCACCACCCCGACCGCCCTGCCGCCGAGCGTCAGCGCCTACCTGGCCACCCTGGGCCAGGGCACCCGCACGTACGTCTTCGGGTCGACCGGCGCGGTGGCC